TGTATGAGTCAACCGGGCTGCCACGAAACTAGCTCCACAACTGTGGCTGGGCAGTGATGACTTGACTTCAACTCTGTTACCGAGACACCATACAGGAGCTACACCAGTTTTGGCAATTCAGTGATGGATACAATTCCGTAAAAGCCAGCTCTATACTACCATTTCCCCATAAATAACAaagaaatattgaaaaaaaaaaacccctaaccCATTTATGCTGGCCTTCACCGCCTAATGGTACTTTTTCACCAAATCCTACATAACACTTTCCAGGCGTGTCTGTAAAACTGCGCTCCCGGTGTCAATGTAACATGAGCTGCAACTAGGTAGTAACAAGCAGAGATAATTCTGAAGGGACAGTACTAGTCAATAGAATAAACTAGGGGCCACTAGATATCGTGTTGCATTTCTCCATTTTAATCAGCCtttggctctgtttggaacttagggaaagaaagggaaaataagataaaataatGAAGAGGTAAAAATGAAGACAAATTGAGttagaatttgaaaattttccttctcgtttttaagaaccaaacaaggaaaggaatttttttaaaattttcccttcctttccacaagttccaaacagagctgAATCGTTTGAAAATCTGCACCCAACTTGAAAAACCTAGTATTATTTGGGTCAACGTCATTTTTGGGTTTATATAGAAAATTTTCTTCAAAGACCCTGAAAACGAATCCAAAAGGACCCCAGTTGCAAGCATTTCGTgagaagaaaattattttcagtgGCTCACTACATGGTGGCACCCCAGTTCACACCCAAACCACAAATCATATTCCCAGGAAAGTGGACAGCAGCCGGCTGACTCGTCTATCGTCAGATTAATCAAGACCTTAACAAAGACACTTTAAAACTCCTAATCCCTAAACCACAATCATCCTACCAAGACCACGTGCAGCAACATCAGTGGCAGTCATTATAGGACTCCTGCCATTTTTAAACTCAGCCAGGACCCAATCTCTTTCGGCCTGGTTTTTATCACCATGAATGGACAAAGCTGGCCACCCATCCATTCTCAACTGCCTAGTGACTTGGTCACATCCTTTTTTTGTCTCCATAAAAACTAGTATGCGACTTCCATCCATGGATTCTGAGAGCAATCTGATCAGCCTGCAGTAGCAAAAGACACTAAGTTGTCAAAGTCACCAAAGCAAAACCTAAGCATTTCAGTGCTACCAGTCACAAAGTCACACCTCTTGTACTTCTCCACCTCTGTCATAACTTCAACAACTTGGTTGATAGATTGATTTGCTTTAAGTTCTGAGGAGCCAATAATTACCTAACAAGATTAGAAGGGAAACTTATAAGACTTGAGCATACAAGTATGTTGCAACTTGTAAACGTGAATCCAGGCCCATTCAACCATGACAAACTGGATCCCATTTTGTGTGCGTTTGTGAGAGAGTGGGGATGAACCTTATATGGATTGCGTAAAAACTGCCTTGCTAGAGTTTCCACTTCCCTTGGCCACGTGGCACTCCAATACAATGTCTGCCTATCTGGCCGTATCTgtaaatggcaaaaaaaaataaagttaattcAGCTCTGAAGCTCTAAATGTTGACAGGAGTACAAGATTAAAAACAAAGGGAAATATTACAGACAAAAAGATAAATTTAATGATACCAAAAAGTTGgtggttcaaacttcaaagactGAACCTCAGTAGCTGGACAATAAGTGGAAACTCAATACAAATGAAAATCCATCACACATCAAATTAGACAGCTAGTTTACAATAACATGACACTAACTATATACAGTAACTATgacgttaaaaaaaaacactatttacAGTAACTAAAACTTAAAGACCATATCAAGGAATAATATAATTTATGAGTCAGAAACATCAGAAGTCACTTAGCAATTCAAGTGCCATGAAACCTCAAACAAATATGTTCTCACCACTCAATCGTAGTCATCAATAACGGATGACCTGGAAGAGGCGCCAAGAATGGAAACTACGCAATGGGGTACAGATAAATGTGTGTTGTCAGCTGTCATTTGACTATGCGAGGGGTATAGAGATAAACATACACAACTTTCTCCAACCTTTGCGAATCTAAGTCAAAATTTGGTCTCAACTTGACATTGAGTACCGTCAAATCTTGCTATTACTGAGGTATGTAAAAAGACAACAGCTAATTGGCGAGTGAAAAGTTTATCTAAGCTCCATTATGAGCCTGGAGAAAGTATCAGTCTTCGGTCAACAAGGAGTGCCATAGTAGTGCTCGATTAGATGCCAATGCCTTCCATAGCATCCTCCTTAACAACATCATAATGAATTTGATAATCAGCAATAGTCATGCATCAGTGCTCAGGGCTTCACATTCACAAAGTCTTCAGTGCCTATGTCACAAGTCACAACATCTTCCTATATCACGCCATCCAAAGAGCATCAGCAATCTTAGTAAACAAAAAACCTGATGTCTTCAAATTCTAGAGTGAGTGTCTTCAAATTCTATCTATAGTGAAAAAAATCTTAAATCCAAGTGGTTTCTAGTAAACTCTCAATCTCACTTGGTCACTTTTAACTTCTCTAaatcaactatatatataaaagcaTCCACTCTCGACATCCAAGTAAGCCCTCACTCTCTCAGTTTATAAATCAAAATGCCAACACTCCCCCACCACAACCCAATTTTTTGGGGACACCACATAAGCGAAGATGATAACTGCACTAGTGCACTTAATCTGCATTATATGATAGCATGATTCAAGGTCCAACTAATTGTATCATTGATTCAGTGGGGGTACATCCTGAGGAAACTACTAGACATAGAACTGCATAGAGAAAAGAAACAACGGCCCATTCATTCACATTGACATAACTCACAAACAGCTTATCAAGTAAAATTAAGAACTCTAGGTTATCATTTGAACAGCATACAGAATGCCAAGTGTTCCGTGAAGTTACTTTTTGTCAGTCTGCGAAAAACGGGCAGGCAAAGAACCATACCTGGGCCACGATTTTCCTGATCTGAGGCTCAAAACCCATGTCCAACATTCGATCAGCCTCATCCAATACGAGGTAAGTAACTCTTCTCAAGTTTGTGTGCTGAGCTTCTAACATATCAATCAGTCGACCGGGTGTGGCAATGACAATTTCAACACCTGGAATTGAAAAAGAGTAGCTCTTAAGTCTGCTCACCAAATTAAATGAGCCAATGCTAGCACACAGCTGAAGGAGGTCTCAAAAGGAGTATTGTACAAATACCTCTTTGAAGATCACGAATCTGTGGTCCTTTTGGGGCACCACCATAGATGCAGGTACTTCTCATATTTGTACGTGATGCGAATTTAAAAGATTCTTCCTGAATTTGAACAGCCAATTCTCTAGTAGGTGCTAATACCAGAACAATGGGACCTTCACCTTGTGCTGAAAATTGTCCACAGTTTTAGGTACAATGATAACAAATAACTGGTTGAGAAAGGTCGCAATTACTGTAACGAAATGGAAAATGAGATACCGACCCAATGGAGGCTGTGCACTAACATGAACCAAAGCAGGTAGCAGATATGCTAAAGTCTTTCCAGAACCTGTCTCAGCAATGCCAATTAAATCTCTCCCCTTTAAGGCCATTGGCCATCCTTGTGACTGAATAGGCGTTGGCTCAACGAAGCCCAATCTGACGATAGTCTCCAGGCAATAACCTATCAAACCATATAAGATCAACAAGCTAATCAATAACACATCTTCAAAAGCTGTAGGCTTGTAGCTAGAATCTACACGTTGAATCCAAACTCCAAAGTCAAGAGCAATAGAACACTTAATTATCTGACAAAGTCTCTGTTCACTGAAGTTTAAACATAGAAACGCATAGCTAGCAGAGGCCGTTCATGTTGCAAGCTCCCTTTAGGCACTTTGACATAAATTCAACCCCACCAAGAACAAAGCCATACCATGCCCTTGCGTTAAAGAATGCAGGAGCAACAACTCTACTGGCTACGATGCAAATCTTCAGACGGATGATGCATAAGACCGTAGAAAGTTAAGTGGATGACCGGGTTATAAAAAGCTTTAAAGGGGTCGAGCACCAACTAAACAAAAAGGTAGTTACTACCCTATCAAGCAAAGTAAGGAAGCGAAGCTACAAACTAAAGGGAGTGCTGGTACAAACTACCATCAGGACGCTAAGAATCAAGCTAGTTCCCTATTTAGATAGTAATCACATGGAGAAAGACAACTAAAACAAACAAGTACAAGGGTATAACCCATGTGGGGTCAAAGTAATACCAGGAAAGTTTGCCTCTTCAAACCTTCGAATGGGCCTTGGGACGTCATGGCCTTCCACGGTAATTTCACGTCTAGCGCGGTAAAGCATAACGTCTTGCTCCGACATTGCTCTCACAGAAGGAGTCTCAATATAAAAGTTCTTCTCAAAAGGGACTATGTTACCAAAATCTTGCTTTGGAAGAGCAATATTATCCAAGTCTCCCCTTGATCCTCCATGTCTACCACCTCTCCCGCCACCACGGCCTCCATCGAACCCCATTCCTCCTCCGCCACCAAAGCTCCTACCACCACTACCTCTACCAGCATCAGAACCCCTACCACCGGCCCTACCTCCATCAAAACTTCTACCACCAAATCCAcggccacctccaccaccagcCCTACCTCCCCCGCGACTAGAATAAAATCCcctccctccaccaccaccacctggCCCCCCCTCACGACCCGTTCCACCACCTCTTCCAAAGCTTGTATCACCTCCTCTTCTATTCGCCAACCCACCATTGGCCATTCCATCGTCACCCCTTCCCCTCCCTCCACCTATCCCATCGCTAAATccccttccaccaccacctcttccTCCTCGTCCTCCACCACCTCGGCCGATATCAAACCCTCGGCCAACATCAGGTTGGAAAGGAGGGTACCCATTAAAACCACCAACACCACCCGGTACACCACCGATACCTCTTCCACTGGCGGTGTAAGGCACCGGAGGACCACCATACGGGGCAGGCACCCCGCGGCCGTAGTTGGGGACTACCCCTCCCGTCATAGGGGGGCCCACCGAAGGCGGCGGCGGCCCCGTGAAGTCGCTGCAGAAACCATAAAGATACACCACTCAATCACGAATGAAACCACAAGAAATAGTGCACGTGCTTATATAGATTGATTAGTATATAGACTTCCAGAGAGAGAATACAAAAGAAGACAGGGATCTGAATGAATAGAAAAGAGATGGGGGTTTTGAAGTACCTTCGACGGGGGCGGTAGGAATCAGGGTCGACGTATCTTTGGTCGTAATGGTTCATCATTGAGAAACACAAACGGAGAAGGGTGAAACTAGGGTTTTTCCAACCAGAGGGCGCGAAATCGAAAAAGAGGGAGAAAGAAAGTTCGCCCCTTTTGCTCTCTGAGCCTGCCAAACAAAAGTTTCAAATCCTTGAGTTGAGGAGCTTTTCTGCTTTGGACCGCCTACTATTATGTCGCGCGTGGTAGGGATCAGCTACTCGTCAGCTTTTCTTTTTATCGGAGCATCTTCAATCCATCtctatttcctccaaaatagaggatgaatGTAATACATTAAggagagattttataatttattccttttttcttcactttttatactttttgggagaatctttgagggacccatcgtcctttttagagtttggaggaattttgtactccaaatttacttttggtcctctatttttagaggaccaaatttacttttgaatgaccaaactctaaaaaggacggtgggtccttcaaaaattttcctaaaaagcacaaaaagtgaagaaaaaagaaaataaattataaaatttcctctcaatgtgtcacatccatcctctattttgaaaaaatagaggtggattggagatgctctcagcTACTCGTAGCGAGGGTTTGGGATACTGGTACGGGCAAGACAGAGCGAATGTAAAAGTGTCTTTTAAAAACCTACCAAATAACTAAAAATTGTGAGCGTGAGGATTGAGAGCGCAGAAGACAGAGCGATGATTGAGAGATGCGAAAATGGTCATTTTGAAGGATTTATGTGACTAAAATTAAATTATACTCCCGTCTCTCCACCCCGAACCAAAGATCCACGTGATAGTCATAACCCAGGTCACATATTTTCGTACCGAATCATACGTCCGTACGTCTcccaaacaaaatattttttcctgGAGAAAATTATTTCGACCGAACATAAAACACATGAACAACTTGTACAGAAATAATAAAATCATGCAGATTATCTATTTCTACGAAtagtaatactccctccgtccctaaataagtgtccggcgcgcaaaattaggccttcaaaaagatgcatttgtttcgttaaaaaaattaattttttttcacaaatcaatagatagcaatgagttctattagattgtgaaaaaatattaaattttttaatagaaaatatgcatattttgtaaagcctaattttacgcgccggacacttatttagggacggagggagtatggaTCTACTAATACCCACtatgcttttcttttttattagtgTTGGTCTTCAAGACATATagattgaacggctcagatcatcgtttttgtcagaaaaaaaaaaacttaaaagtttgGAGGGATTTGATCCATAGCGGTATggtgtgagttttttttttttaaggcttaaATACTTAAATGATTCTTACAAAATAGAGTCggtttcattttcgtccttaTAAAAATTTTTGTATCAATTTCGTCTTTTCAGTTTGTGACTCAATTCAATATCACTCTTACCGTCAACCAATGGATGGAATTCACCATTGCCGTCCTTCTAGTTTGCTATCCAAGTTTTTAATGCAAATGATTTAAGGTTTTCCGCCCAAAAGATATTGTTTACTACAGGAACATCATTAGTTTATACAGTACTAATTTGTATCATCAAtttatatactaattttttcGGTGGGGGACAAATTTAAAGTGTGCGTGGTTTTTTTTGTACCTTTCACCTACCTTTTTCTCTGTTAAAAAATGTCTGTTTTGTATGCATTTGTGGTCCCCTCTTTGTACACATTTGGGTTCAATTCGAAACGGCCCAACGGTCAATGCCCGTGGTTTTTTAGCCGTTTAAGGCTGTTTAGGCCTTCGGAAGCTCAAATTTTGTTAAGAAAATATTTGACTTGCTAATAATAACTTGGGCAAGAAAAATCCGAATTAAGTCGTTATTTTGGGAGAAGTCTTacaattttctctattttctagttTTGCTATTAttctgatttttttcatttttggtaatTTCCGTTATTAATTGATTCGGTGTCCGTCTTGAGGCCAATCAATTAGAGGTAGGGTTTTTCTAGCCTTCGGGGCAAGATAGTGATTGATTATTATTGAATGAAAAGAGTCTAGAGAGCGTTTTCTCTAAACCTATAtcgtttgtgattttttttgttgcacgTTCATAATGTAATTGAATGACAGATTGATCTTGTGCGTCTTTTTTTGGTAGAAAACAATGTTGGTAATATTGGGGGAAGTGACGTGGGCCAGGTAGGTACCAAATAAGGCTTCCGTTATCCAAGTAGGCAAATTCCGTCGACTGGTTGACGGCAGGGGTGACATTGAACCGAGTCACAAACTGGAATGACAAAATCGACACAAAAAATTTTAtaaggacgaaaatgaaactgactctattttgtaaggaccatttaagtatttaagtctttttttaattattagtATCAAGTATGGAGTGAGTTGAATCCCCAACTTTGGGCAACGGACAATTGGCTAACCATAAGTACATGTGTACAAAGATACTTTTGGAGGTAATCTCATCACCATTTTTTACATTACAACGTGACCGGTACCTTTGCATAGTCAATTACAGGTGCATTGATTTAGTAGAGATGGTGCCGTTTTAGATCGGAAATCTAGGTCTGTATTTTCGTACGGACTGTGTTCGATATCTGCGGTACTTGTCCTCGAGCTAGAGTTAAAACAAAAAGACGATGCGCTCCTCATTCTAAACATGCCAATTAGATTCATATTAATTCGGAATATGTCAGTTGCGTTTCATCCACGAGTCTACGATCTTCTATTTTCGATCATTTTGAACTATGCCTTCGACATAGTTTCTCCGTGTCTGTACGCAACAGCAGAGGAAATTTCGTGTTCTAATCCGATTTGGCCGAAAAGCATATGCAGTCAAGGAAGTTCCTTTCTGGTTGCCTAGTTGCGATCTCCGGCCTCCTCCGCCGATCGGATGCAACAGCAGTGGGTACTACTTTTTGGCTATCCGTAAGCTTCTTGCCGTCGTAAACAATTGTAACCTCGCAGTAATCTGGTGCTTTCTTCTGGACAAATTCTCCCTTTCCTGTCCCCTTGATCAGTCGCCTACGACAGGAAAATTTCAACAAAGAAAATGTTAGTAATATCCTTTTGAACAAACAACTCTTGTGTCTAAATTCGAAATGGAGAGTCAGTTTTCGAAGTTTTGTCAATAGGTGATaacttctatttttatttttagatgggGGTGAATGGGTGATAACTTTGTATTTGATTAAGATTTTCAGTTTGACTTCATCCCCTTTGATCATCTCAAAGGCAGCCGAGACCTACATTGAAACTCACCGGGTAACTCAAACTCGACGCAAATGAGATCTGACTCACCGGAGTAACTGGCTGGAAGCAAACGGATTTGACTCGTCAGAGTGGGAAATCCGTTTGTTGATCTGttttgggggagagagagagaggaccagCGAGGCTACTTTACCTCGCTGGGCTTAGCAAGGTGCTGAAGCGAGGGGCGGAACTGGCGAGGCGCTAGTGAGGCTGCTGGAAACTGGAAAGCAGGAGTTTGGGTTGCCATTTGTCCTCGCTGGAGCTTTGCCGGggctgttggagatgctctaaggtgaGCTGACAAAGGGATAGAGCTCTTGTCCCCTCCTCTTGTCCGTTGTGTTTGTCTTCTCTTTATAACCACAATGCTGATTATAAAATGGGTTTACCAACAGACACTAACTAAAATCATGTTTCAAGAGCCAAATGGAGCACAGAAGTTTAGAAATTCATGTTAACGCATAAAGTCTGACCCTAAAAAGTGCTAAACCGTCgaatggagatgctctaaggacCCCACACGGCATCGTCACGTTTTTCGTGTCCTGTTTTTTGTGCACCCAATGTTTTTTGCGTCCGGTTTTCGCACGCATCAAGGGTGGAAATTTGTTACTACCATTCAACCTGCAGCAACTAGTAAAGAAGTGGCTGTTACCTAGAGGCAGGCGGCCGTTTGGTTCCCATGACTAGGTAAGTAATGTTAAGGACAGGGATGAGTTCAAGAATTGCTTTGCCTGTTGAATTGCTCTCCAAAAGCACTGTATCCACAGTCACCTAACAATTCAATCAAATAGCAATCAAATGGTGAAAACTCAATCCTTAGGcatgaaatgtgaaaatgaaaCATCGAAACTCGTACAAACGCATACCTTGGCATCAGTGCACAGCTGAATGTATTTCTGCAATACGTTCCTCCGCCTATTGTTCTCTTCGTTGACATAGAATCGGACCTGTTCTTGGGTCAATTGACTTCTCGATAGCCTTCCAACTATAGAAATCAATGGACCAAAATTCACGCGGAATGCAACAAAATTGAGCAACTGCATAaatctcttctttctttcccttttatCAGCCAACTGCATAGTCGTGCTTTCTCTGTGTATTTTTTGCTTCattattttttgtgtgtattgtTTTCGGTCGAATCCACAATAGCCTAGCCTTTCTATTGCTCAAGAAATACTTTCTCATGGAGCTTTTGACCAAAAAGGGTGTACTTACCATTCTATATGCAAACGCAAATGGAAACTAATAATGTCACAACTGTTATTGACAATACCAGAATTTTTCgtgcaaaacaaaaacagatttGACGTCATCATCATCCAAACACAGTAAGATGCTAATATAAAATCCGTTAGTCTTACCAGGAGTGGAGATGTAGGTGATTGGAGGGAAAACATGGACAAGGAAAACTCTAGCTCCAGGGGAGATAGCATGATCAAGAGCCCATTTCACCACATCCAAATCCTTTTTCCCAACAGCAACATAAACATCATTCATGCCACAATCTCTGCTGCTTATAGTCACACTCTTGCTATCTTCTCCAATCTCCACAATCTCCGGCGACATCACCCCCCAACAACTCCGGTACTCGCGATACTCTTCATCCGGCCCCGCATTCTCTCCTTCCATGTCtatcccactctctctctcctctccctctcccccgtCTCTCTCCCCTTTCCCTTTTCAAAGGAATGGAAATGGTAGTGCAATAGTACAAGGAGAAGAGACAAGGAAGTGAATAAGATATCAAAGTGGGGAGTTGGGAATTGGCAGttttatttgcttttttatttttgatgatAACTCATGCTGTCTGGGTCAATCTCTTGGGACCCTAATTTTATCCTCCACTAGCAGGAGTCCAATTAAAGGTGGGACAAAATTTTATATGAACTATTCAATAAGAGCTAATTTCACGGAAAAAGTTCAAACTTGAGACTTTAAGAGGAAGCGAGTTCCTAAATCTTACGCTTTGACGATCGAGAATTGGTTGTTTATAACTAAAGAGTCGTTGCTATCAAAGAtattattaaaagaaaatggaagagtGAAAAGGAAAGATTCTCTTTTTGTCAAGATTTGCAGGGTTTTTGGTTTGTCATGTTCACAGACCACTGGAGACTTCGCTAcattaaagatatatatatattttttttaatctcaaggAGCAAGACTTTCGTAAGGGGTGAGTATCTGAgccctttatttttctttcatatacACTTTCCTGTTTTGTTTTCATGAACCGTACCAAGCCTCCCcaaaaaattgcatgttttATGGTACTTTAGTCATTTTGATTGACTTTCCACAATTAAGATAGGGTTGAATTGGTAATAGCATCTGCTGCATATATGAGACATAGTGCACATGGCAAGTTTGGGTAGACCGAATCTTTTGTTCGACTCAAAAGAAGAATCTAAATGACATATTGACTGTATATACCATTTGAGATTTCTATGAATTTTgagctaaaaaataaaaattgtataGATCAAATTGGAGTCAGTAAAATCTTGTACATTTAGAGTCCGTTTGTTTGACCGGATATACGCATCAGGTCGAACTTTATATCCAACGCAACCAAACATCTGG
This DNA window, taken from Rhododendron vialii isolate Sample 1 chromosome 8a, ASM3025357v1, encodes the following:
- the LOC131335892 gene encoding DEAD-box ATP-dependent RNA helicase 30-like, with protein sequence MMNHYDQRYVDPDSYRPRRSDFTGPPPPSVGPPMTGGVVPNYGRGVPAPYGGPPVPYTASGRGIGGVPGGVGGFNGYPPFQPDVGRGFDIGRGGGGRGGRGGGGRGFSDGIGGGRGRGDDGMANGGLANRRGGDTSFGRGGGTGREGGPGGGGGGRGFYSSRGGGRAGGGGGRGFGGRSFDGGRAGGRGSDAGRGSGGRSFGGGGGMGFDGGRGGGRGGRHGGSRGDLDNIALPKQDFGNIVPFEKNFYIETPSVRAMSEQDVMLYRARREITVEGHDVPRPIRRFEEANFPGYCLETIVRLGFVEPTPIQSQGWPMALKGRDLIGIAETGSGKTLAYLLPALVHVSAQPPLAQGEGPIVLVLAPTRELAVQIQEESFKFASRTNMRSTCIYGGAPKGPQIRDLQRGVEIVIATPGRLIDMLEAQHTNLRRVTYLVLDEADRMLDMGFEPQIRKIVAQIRPDRQTLYWSATWPREVETLARQFLRNPYKVIIGSSELKANQSINQVVEVMTEVEKYKRLIRLLSESMDGSRILVFMETKKGCDQVTRQLRMDGWPALSIHGDKNQAERDWVLAEFKNGRSPIMTATDVAARGLDVKDIKCVINYDFPSSLEDYVHRIGRTGRAGARGTAFTFFTHANAKFARDLIKILQEAGQIIPPALAALARSAGSGLGASGGNFRSRGRGGFGNRSLISGSNTIPLGSKRERPW
- the LOC131335893 gene encoding U-box domain-containing protein 52-like; translated protein: MEGENAGPDEEYREYRSCWGVMSPEIVEIGEDSKSVTISSRDCGMNDVYVAVGKKDLDVVKWALDHAISPGARVFLVHVFPPITYISTPVGRLSRSQLTQEQVRFYVNEENNRRRNVLQKYIQLCTDAKVTVDTVLLESNSTGKAILELIPVLNITYLVMGTKRPPASRRLIKGTGKGEFVQKKAPDYCEVTIVYDGKKLTDSQKVVPTAVASDRRRRPEIATRQPERNFLDCICFSAKSD